The nucleotide sequence TGGCCGGTACCGAGTTGGGGGCGGGGGTGTTCGCGAATGACACCTTGCCCGAGCACAAGGCCAGAGAACTCCGCGAGGTGAAAGTGTGAGCCACGGAAAAACCTTCCTCGAGGTTTACGGGCACGAGCCCGAACTCACCTCGAAAGCTCCCGGCCGGGTCAACCTGCTCGGCGAGCACACCGACTACAACGGCGGCTACGTGCTGCCCACCGCCATCCCCCAGCTCACCACCGTGCAAGTCGCGCGCGGACAGGGCCGCCACGAGGTGTACAGCGCTGACCTCGAGGAGGCCTACGCGTTCGGAGACGACGGTGAGCTGGACGGCTTCGCCCGCTACGTGGGCGGCTGCATCCGGGTGCTGGAGTCCGAGGGCTTCGAGGTTCCTCCGCTGCGGCTGTGGGTGGCCAGCGAGGTTCCGATGGGCGCAGGGCTTTCCAGCTCGGCGGCCCTCGAGGTGGCGGTCCTGCGGGCCATCAACGACCTGCTGGGCCTGGGGCTCGACGGGGTGCGCATCGCCCAGCTCGGGCAGCGCGCCGAGATCGAGCACGCCGGGGTGCAGTGCGGCATCATGGACCAGATGGCCTCGAGCCTCGCCGACGCCGAACACATGCTGTTTTTAGACACCCTGACCCTCGAGCGGCGCGTGCTGCCGCTGCCCGCCGGGACCGAGGTGCTGGTGGTGGACAGCGGCGTGGCCCGCAGCCTGGCCGGAAGCGGCTACAACGAACGCCGCGCCCAGTGCGAGGAGGCCTGCGCCCTGCTCGGGGTGAAGTTCTTGCGCGAGGTGACCGACGCGGCGGCGCTCGAGGCCCTGCCCGACCTGCTCAAGCGCCGCGCCCGCCACGTCGTGACCGAAAACGCCCGGGTGCTCGAGGCCCTCTCGGCCGACGCGGCCGAATTCGGTCGCCTGATGAACGCCTCGCATGCCAGCTTGCGCGACGACTACGAGGTCAGCGTGCCTCCGCTCGACGAGCTGGTGGCCCGCTTGCAGGAGCGGCCCGAGGTGTACGGCGCCCGCCTGACCGGGGCGGGCTTCGGCGGGGCCTGCGTCGCCCTGGTCCGTGCCGGAACGGCCCTCGAGGTCGGCCGCTCGGTCCTCGAGGGTTACGAGGCTGCTGGACACCCCGGGGGCCGGGTCGTGGTTCCCGAACCGCTTCGCGGCTGATCCGGACGAAAGCGGGCGGGGCGCACGTGCGCCCCGCCCGCTTTCGTCCGGATCAGGCAACCACGCCCCGGGGCAGCGTGGCGATCACCTCGTCCACCGTGCGGATGGTGGCAAAACGCCCGGCCAGAGCGTACTCGGTCCGCTCGACGATGGCGTCTGGCTCCAGGGTGGGCCCTGCGGCCCAGTGCGCAATAGGAAAGGTGCGGGTCGCTTCGGTGACAAAATCCACCGCGTAGCCCCGGTCGCCGCCTTCGCGGGCGGTGGTCTCGCAGCACTGCTCGGTCTGGATGCCGCTGATGACCAGACGGCCCACCCCGAGCGCCTGAAGGTGAGCTCCCAAGTCGGTGGAGGCGAACACGCCCCGGGTGGTCTTGGTGAGCAGCG is from Deinobacterium chartae and encodes:
- the galK gene encoding galactokinase; amino-acid sequence: MSHGKTFLEVYGHEPELTSKAPGRVNLLGEHTDYNGGYVLPTAIPQLTTVQVARGQGRHEVYSADLEEAYAFGDDGELDGFARYVGGCIRVLESEGFEVPPLRLWVASEVPMGAGLSSSAALEVAVLRAINDLLGLGLDGVRIAQLGQRAEIEHAGVQCGIMDQMASSLADAEHMLFLDTLTLERRVLPLPAGTEVLVVDSGVARSLAGSGYNERRAQCEEACALLGVKFLREVTDAAALEALPDLLKRRARHVVTENARVLEALSADAAEFGRLMNASHASLRDDYEVSVPPLDELVARLQERPEVYGARLTGAGFGGACVALVRAGTALEVGRSVLEGYEAAGHPGGRVVVPEPLRG
- a CDS encoding cysteine hydrolase family protein, with translation MNEALPALLVIDIQESFRVAPRWQGRNNPAFEDNVARLIAAFRERKLPVIFVLHSEPGSHDSFDPAQGYVRLQDFLERHEGEALLTKTTRGVFASTDLGAHLQALGVGRLVISGIQTEQCCETTAREGGDRGYAVDFVTEATRTFPIAHWAAGPTLEPDAIVERTEYALAGRFATIRTVDEVIATLPRGVVA